The sequence below is a genomic window from Lolium perenne isolate Kyuss_39 chromosome 7, Kyuss_2.0, whole genome shotgun sequence.
GTAATCTCAGTTTTGGTGGAAGGTCTAGGAAGGTGAAAAAGGGTTTTGATACTCATCTTTTATTGCCCAACTCTCTTATTCTCCTTCAGGTCAATGATACAGATGTCATGAAAGAGGCAAAACCAAGTATATATGTAAAAAAGATACTACCAATTTTACTGAAGAATAGAGTTGTCCACTTTGTGGGATTTGGTAATCGTTTATCTTTTGACCCAATACCTTTTGAACTTCAGGTATTGCCATTTTATATTGATTGCTTCTATTTACCTGCAAAGCCACGTGCATGTGTAATTTTTTGAGTTATCATCAAACTTAGTTACTCTAGGTTGCATGAATACTGGTAGTGGCAGTGTATTATAACAAGACGCATACCACCTACTTTTTTTCTCGAAAAGGGGAAGCCCCatcctctgcatcaatcgatgcatacaGTATTTATTTAGATTTTATTGAACAAATATCTGCCAAGAGCATACATCACAAAACTTGAAGCCACCAGTCAATGCTTGCAAATCTGATAATGGGTGAAGAAACATGCTGTCAGGGTCTCATGCCCTAAAAACACAAACCACACCTCACTAGCTAAATACCGGGGGCATCACTGAGCCTATGGCGAAACAGGAGCACACATCTGGTCTAGCATACCACCTACTTGAGCTATGATATAATTTCAAACTCATGTATGAACTGAGATACTATAAAGAAGCTATAACTAGTTGTTTGCTAGGTCTCTTATTCCTTTGTTGCTAATTTAGCAACATATTAAAGTGCATATAGAAGAAACACCTATAATGCATTAGAATTTCACTGTGTTGCTAAGAAAATAATACTCCTTCAAAAGCATGTTCTAACTATATATGCTTATTGTTTTACAGAGACTGCGATGCAGATGTAACTTCCATGCTCTTCGGTTCGTACATAAAATACAGGAAACTGGTGCATTACTCGTAAAGAGATTGCATGGTCACATGCCCCATTTGTCACCTTTGGAAGATAATCTCTTAGGCCACTTTGCTAGGAAATCTATCCCCACTGGGAATAGGAATGAGTCCGCCAGATATCTTGCTGTTCATCTCAGATTTGAGATTGATATGGTTGCATACTCATTGTGTTACTTTGGTGGTGGTAAAGACGAGGAAGAGGAACTAGAGACTTATCGTCAAATCCACTTTCCTGCACTGACTGAACTTAAGAAGACAACAAAGTATGTTTGCCATCCTATGTTTTCAATCCAGTTATTTTTTATGCTCCTTGGGTATTCATGACTGAAATGGACAGATGTTCTATGCCAAACCAATAGGCCTCCAATCAAATGTTTTGTGCATTTTAGAAAAGTATTTATTTCTGAAAGTCCAACTGCTCTTTCAGGTTGCCCTCAGCTGCTTTCTTGCGATCTGAAGGCAAATGCCCCCTTGCACCTGAAGAGGCTGTGCTTATGCTCGCTGCTATTGGTTTCAAGCGCAGCACTAGTATATACGTTGCAGGTGCTGAAATTTACGGTGGGAGGCATAGGCTGGCTGCCATAAGTCGTCTGTATCCTGCTTTAGTAACTAAAGAAACACTTCTCTCTCCATCGGAGCTTGAACCATTCAGGAACTTCTCATCGCAGGTAACACTTACAAGATATTTATTTTGATTCCATATAGGTAGAAAAGATGCAAATACATTGTTGTCACACATGAATGTAAACTATAGATTAGTAAACATGCTTGTTGAAGGTATCAAGCTTCAGATGGGTAGGAACTACAGAACGTCAAGAGAAAAAAGTGTTTCTTAGATTTACCCTACTATTTGATAAAAATGTATACAAGATTGAATGCGCAACACCAGGCATGCTCTAATTTTATGTGCTCCTCTCTGAAGGTGGCTCATGTGGGCACGAAAGTATTTTTATGTACTTATATTTATTTATTGTCAGCTCCGTTCTAAAGGTGACTCATTTGAGAAGCGCAAGTTCCAAGTTTGAACTAGTAGAGTAGCATACGGGACAAGGAAATATCTGAAATTATGTtatactacctccattccaaaATGTAGGCCTTTTTAGCTTTCTAAAAAGAAAAGGCTTACATTATGGAACGGAGGTAATATTTGAGAAATTCTGATTTTACTTCACGGAATAATTTCAATTTTGCTCTTGCCATTTGCAGTTGGCAGCTCTGGACTTCATTGCATGTGCATCAGCCGATGCATTTGCTATGACTGACCCAGGCAGCCAGTTTTCTTCTCTCGTTCAAGGGTACCGTATGTACTATGGTGGTGGGGACCTTCCCACAATAAGACCAAACAAGCGGCGCCTAGCCAGTATACTTGTGAAGAACGCCACAATAGAGTGGAAGGAATTTGAAACTAGAGTAAAGAAACTCATACAGCAAACTAAGCAAGTCCATGAGAGGCCAGTTGCAAGAAGCATATTCAGACATCCACGCTGTCCAGAGTGTATGTGCAGATCAGATAGTTGAAACCTTTTCATAGTTTCTTGTGCCTACAGCAGTATTATGCAGCCAAAGCTTATTTTTGGCGCTTTGGCTGATACACATGGCTTGCCCTGGAAGTACTGTCAGAATCAACTTAGGAAATGGGTTGGCTGAGTTCTCGCTTGAAGATGAACAACAACTGTGCATTCATTAGCCGATCGCCCTTGTCAGCTTGATAtcgtcttggatttggcttctgTGGTAGATTGTTGCCTCATGTGTGATGGGAGTAGCTCAAGAACTAAAATTTTGCATCCAAACTACGGtgtttttttcgagaaaacgcaaaggtCCTTTGCATCTCAGTAGGGAAAACTAATGCCGCTGAAAGTGCATTATCTGTATCTGACCAAAGGAAAACCAACTACATTATTTCGGCTAAGACTTCAGGGGAAATCTACCATTTGACAACTCAGGCTTTTGGCTTTCTGCATTTGGATTTGGCCGTCATTTGGTGAATCAAAATCTCAAATGTCAACTTGATGCAATTTTGCTCCCATTCTTCTTCAGTTGAGTAGTGCTGTGTTATAGGAGCCGTACATACTTTGTAAATTGTAACTTTTGTACCAAAGAACAAACTTACAATTACAACGAGGGCAAGGCTATCCTTTTTGTGTGTCTGAATGTTATATCATCCAAAGGCAGACTTGCAGAGTTATGAATTTGTCATGCTTGTTTCTCTTAGAATTTCCTTAACAGATGATGTTGGCAAAAATACTGTTGAATTTCTAACCATTCTATCTGATCTACTTATCAGCCCCTATTCTTCTGTTTCTGACTTGTACATCTGCATTTCCAATTTGATATGTTCAATGATTGTCTGAATTGCAGCCTAGCAGAATCCTTGATGCATACTACTTTGTGATTTGCATCTAACTAACGGTGCATTTGGTTTGTTGGATTCTGAAAACGTTAGCTATAGAAATACGCATgaacatttttttttgaaaattccacGATCTATTAATGATCATCAACAGTGGTATAAATAGCTTCAAAAGTAATAAAATTTACAAAAGATACTTGGACCACCTAGGACGACTAGCCCATCGTCCTCACTCATTTATCACATGAGCCCGGTAAAGCTTGTTGTAGTACGCAGTGGGCAAGTCGTCGTGCTAAGCATTTGGTTTGGAGGAAAACACAAGACATAAATAAATGAAAGTCAAACCACATGAAATGGTACAATTAGACTATTATTATGCTGCTAAAGTCTTCGATCTTATACTTTGTGCGTAAAGATTCTAAAAGGGGGTCCAAGTGAATGTTTTTCTTGGGTGCATTCTTTTGAACCAAAGGGACGAGTAGTGGCATGAAAGGAAACAATCAATCATcttacaaatagtagaaattcatatCTGAGCAGTAGATCTCTCTATTATTCGCAATCAATTTTTTATTGAAGGGGGGAGGACGGCTTGAGATCGGGGCGAACAAATTCCAGTGAAATAGTAGGAATTCATATATGAGCAGTAGATCTTTCTCTATTATCCGTAatcgtttttttttttgtttcataaAGTGTGGGTTGCATCTGGGTTTAAATTATTTGTGCCGGCCAAGGGATGTACAAAGTTGACCATAGGAATTTGTTCAAAAAAAGAAAAGTCGACCATAGGATATGGACGAATTTCGACCATAGGATATGGACGAATTTCGACCTAGAGAATCCACTACTACTACTAGCACAAGGTCAAAATATTCGGCGAAATTTATATTCCCTCATCAAAAAGAAAAGATTAAGCGAAATTTAAGCAGATCACGCTGTCGCTACGGAGCCGACGAGACGACAACTCCCACGTTGAAACCGCATTGAAGCCAGGGCTGGAGATCGGGGCCAACAGATTCCATCGCCACCCGTACTACTACACGCCACGCCGGCCGGCCCCGGCCCCGATGGAGGTGGCGTCGCTGTACCGGCGGGTgctgccgtcgccgccggcggtgGAGTTCGCGTCGGCGGAGGGGAAGCGCCTCTTCGCGGAGGCGATGCAGGGCGGCACCATGGAGGGCttcttcaacctcatctcctactTCCAGACGCAGTCGGAGCCGGCCTTCTGCGGCCTCGCCTCCCTCTCCGTCGTGCTCAACGCGCTCGCCATCGACCCCGGCCGCACCTGGAAGGGGCCCTGGCGCTGGTTCGACGAGTCCATGCTCGACTGCTGCGAGCCGCTCGCCAAGGTCAAGGCCGACGGCATCACCTTCGGCAAGGTCGCCTGCCTCGCGC
It includes:
- the LOC127317463 gene encoding O-fucosyltransferase 15 isoform X2 yields the protein MLTRLLALAAHALAEAESRPEPKDLWKEPINATLWRPCSDQRDSEVSEGVNGYIIISANGGINQQRVAICNAVTVSRLLNATLVIPKFLYSNVWLDKSQFGDIYQEGYFIKYLKSDIRIVKELPLELQSLDLEAIGSLVNDTDVMKEAKPSIYVKKILPILLKNRVVHFVGFGNRLSFDPIPFELQRLRCRCNFHALRFVHKIQETGALLVKRLHGHMPHLSPLEDNLLGHFARKSIPTGNRNESARYLAVHLRFEIDMVAYSLCYFGGGKDEEEELETYRQIHFPALTELKKTTKLPSAAFLRSEGKCPLAPEEAVLMLAAIGFKRSTSIYVAGAEIYGGRHRLAAISRLYPALVTKETLLSPSELEPFRNFSSQLAALDFIACASADAFAMTDPGSQFSSLVQGYRMYYGGGDLPTIRPNKRRLASILVKNATIEWKEFETRVKKLIQQTKQVHERPVARSIFRHPRCPECMCRSDS
- the LOC127317463 gene encoding O-fucosyltransferase 15 isoform X1 translates to MTEAPLLPPPAAASSPAASALLRARRRRRAWRRPRGLLCWAALVAFFFLMNWWMFSRLQDPAARPRFRLRRHPPSPANSSLSTLEEVRAADKGKRPHKVMLTRLLALAAHALAEAESRPEPKDLWKEPINATLWRPCSDQRDSEVSEGVNGYIIISANGGINQQRVAICNAVTVSRLLNATLVIPKFLYSNVWLDKSQFGDIYQEGYFIKYLKSDIRIVKELPLELQSLDLEAIGSLVNDTDVMKEAKPSIYVKKILPILLKNRVVHFVGFGNRLSFDPIPFELQRLRCRCNFHALRFVHKIQETGALLVKRLHGHMPHLSPLEDNLLGHFARKSIPTGNRNESARYLAVHLRFEIDMVAYSLCYFGGGKDEEEELETYRQIHFPALTELKKTTKLPSAAFLRSEGKCPLAPEEAVLMLAAIGFKRSTSIYVAGAEIYGGRHRLAAISRLYPALVTKETLLSPSELEPFRNFSSQLAALDFIACASADAFAMTDPGSQFSSLVQGYRMYYGGGDLPTIRPNKRRLASILVKNATIEWKEFETRVKKLIQQTKQVHERPVARSIFRHPRCPECMCRSDS